In the genome of Paenibacillus sp. GP183, the window TGAATCATTGAGATAACGGCAAAAAAAGAGCACTAGCCGCATGCCGCTAGACTCTGGTTTCATCGCTCTTCAAAGTTGCCATGAGATCTTGCAATTCTTGCTCTGTCAGATCCCTCCACTTGCCGACGGGTAGACCGTCAAGCCCAACGTTCATGATCCGCACGCGCTGCAGTCGAGTCACACGATACCCAAAAGCTTCGCACATGCGTCGGATCTGCCGGTTTAACCCCTGCGTAAGAATGATGCGGAAGACGCGATCACCCACTTTATGGAGAGTGCAGGGCTTGGTTACTGTACCCAGAATCTTTACACCGCTGGACATTCCCTGCAAAAACATAGGTGTTATCGGACGGTTGACCGTGACTACATATTCTTTGTCATGATTGTTCTCGGCCCGCAGAATTTGATTGACGATATCTCCGTGATTGGTCATCAAAATCAAGCCTTCCGAGTCCTTATCGAGTCTTCCTATCGGGAAGATCCGCTCCGGGTGATTCACAAAATCAACGATATTCCCCTGGATATGGGTTTCCGTGGTGCTGGTGATGCCAACCGGCTTGTTCAGCGCAATATAAACATGCTTTTTCTTGGCGCCTATGGGTCGGCCGTCGACACGTACGTCATCTCCGGGCTCCACCGTGCTGCCTAATTCGGCAATCCCTTCGTTGATCGTCACACGCCTGGCGTCAATCCATTTATCAGCTTCGCGTCGGGAGCAAATGCCGGTTTCACTGATGTATTTATTGATTCGCATCGCTGGGAATTCCCCTTATTTGTTAAAATAGTGCTATTGGTTCATTCTCCCCCATTATGCTGGATACAGCCGTAAGGTTCAAGTCTGATGCACCGGTCAGATACAATGCAGGGGTCATTCCTGTACAATAATGAAAATGACAATGGATCATCGTTGATGCGGGTTGGTGCTGGTTAATGCCAGTAAGGTGCTGGTTAGTGCCAGCAAGGTGCTGCTTAAATGCTATTAGTTGCGCATAGGCAATTTGTTGCTAGTTGTAAAACCTACATCTATAATCATTAAATTTCCTCAATTCGAGCCTACAGCATGCAAAACTTACATCTAAATTAGCCAATTTCAGCAAAATCCATCGAATCCCCGAATTCCAGATGCAGGTTTTACATCTCGACTTCAAATATTTTTGCAATCGGCTTTTTATGATGTACATTCTGCATCTGGATGTTAGTCCACACGGCTTGTCCTGTCCTCATCCTCCATACTTATCATCCCGATTTTTCCCTACATACCATGATGAACCTTCGGATTTTTTTCTGAGATACCTACAATTGAGGTGTAAAATAGTGTTTACCTCTCCATTTTGTTGTACATATCTCAGAATGGAGAGATATTCAACCACAGCCAGACTTAAGATCCAAACAAAAAAGGAGTGATCTAACTGGTTTCAGTTAGCACTCCTTTCCGGGATCGATTACATGATGGAACTAGTAGTTCCCTCTTCTTAACATGCGCAGGTTGATCACGGAGATCCCGGTTCCAATGAGACGGAACAGGAAACCAACGGCCGGAATATAGCTCAGGAAAGCCATCGCCAGGTTGGCGATTGTGAACATCAACGTGCCATTCTTATTGATCAATGCAATAACGAGACTGACAAAAACGAGCGGAATCACCCAGCCGCTGGACCATATATACGCAAAAGGAATCAAACCAATCAAATACCCCGCTGCAATGCAAATTTCCGAAATCATTTGAATCAGATTCAAAAGCCGTACAGTGTCCCGTCTCATGGGTTTCCCTCGTTTCTTAGTAAAGATATCCATATTATATCACGTATATGGATGACTTATGACCCAAGCTTCACCTGATCCGGGTTGGAGTTAAGCTGAGCGTCAGCATTAGCTTCCATACCGGCATCCGCTTTAGCGCTGGACGAGGCCTGCTTCTGTCCCTGCTGCAGCAGGTACATTTGATAATACCGACCTTGCTGCCGCATCAGGTCCTCATGATTGCCACGCTCGACGATTTCACCGTGGTCGAGGACAAGAATCTGGTCGGCGTCCTTGATGGTCGACAGCCTGTGGGCAATGACGAAGGTGGTGCGCCCCTTCTTGAGCACTTCAAGCGCGGCCTGGATGATGGCCTCGGTCTCGGTATCGATGCTGGCTGTCGCCTCATCGAGAATCAGGATCGCCGGGTTAAACGCCAGCGCCCGGGCGAAGCTGATGAGCTGCCGCTGGCCGGCGGACAGGGTGCTGCCCTTCTCGATCACAGGCTCATCGATACCCTTCGGAAGGGTGCGGAACATCTCATCCGCGCCCACATCGCGCAGCGCCTGTTCAACACGCTCCCGGGAGATGGACGGATCGTCCAGGCTCACGTTGGAAGCAATCGTTCCGGTGAAGAGGAACGGATCCTGCAGCACAATGCCCATGTGCTGGCGCAGCATTTGCTTCGGAATGTCGCGGATATCCTGCCCGTCAATCGCGATCCGACCGTGCTTGATGTCGTAGAAGCGGAACAGCAGGTTGAGGATGGAGCTTTTGCCTGATCCGGTATGCCCGACTAAAGCCACGGTTTCACCAGGCTTTGCCTCAAAGTTAAGCTGCTTCAGCACATATTCCTCTTCCTTGTAAGCGAAGCTGACGTTCTCGAAGGTAACATTGCCTTTGTAACGCTTCATCGATTCTTTGGCTACAGGCAGACCGTCTTGGTCCAACAGCTCAAACACGCGATCTGCCGCAACCAGCGCCTGCTCCAAATTAGCGAGCTGGTTCACTATCCCTACAACCGGCTGGAACAGTCTGTTCAAAAAATCCACGAAAGCGTACAAAACCCCAACCGTCACAACAACACCCGCCAACCCAAGCGACCCGCCGCCCACCAGCCAGATTAACCCGAAGAAAAACACGTTGCGGATCACATTGACCAGATTGTGCGAGGTGATGGAGTTGAGCCTTTGCATTTTCTGCTGAAAGGTGAAATATTGCTCGTTTTGCTCCTCGAATTCGTTCAGGGTTTCTTTTTGCCGGCGAAAAGCCTGAATGATCGACATCCCTTGTATCCCCTCAGCAATCATCCCATTGATATTGCCAAGCCGCTCACGGATCTCATGATTGTAGCGCGAAGCAAACTTTCGGTAGCCCAGAATCCACACATAAATCATCGGAACGATCGGAACGGTGAAAAGGGCAAGCCGGTAATCCAGTACAAACAAAGCAATAATGATACCCGTGATATAGATGATGCCGGTGAAAAAGTTGGCCAACACCTGCACGTACAGCTCGCGAATGGCCTCTGTGTCATTGGTGATTCTGGAGACGATTTTACCTGCTGGCTGATTGTCAAAATACGTAATAGGCAACCGCTGAATTTGCGCAAATACATCGGTCCGCATTTTTTGAATGATCCTGTTGGCCGAAGTTTGCAGCAGATACTTTTGACCGTAGGTGAAAAGTGCCCCCATCACGAGCAAGGCGAAGTAGAACAGCGCCAGCCTCAGCAAGCTCCCGAATTCAGGCTGATAAAAAGCAAACAACTGCATGGTGTCCAGCGCTTTCACGGGATAAACCGCGGTTTCGGTGCCCTTGGTAATGGTCAGCTCGCTGCCCTCCAATTTACGCTGACCGTCAAATGCGACCGGTTGATCCACGAAAACAAATTTGCGGCCAACCTGCAAAATGCGAACCTCCTGGCCCTTCGTATCGCCGACTGCGAAATGATCGCCCCTCTTGTAAAAAGTGCCGTCAAAAGGAACCGTCTTATCTCCCCTGGCTGTCTCGAACCAAGGAGATTCGATGCCCAGAATGTGGCGGTCGATCATTTGCCTGGCGACAAACGGGCCCGCCAATTCGGCTGAAACCGCTACAGCGAGCAGCAGCAAAGCTATGAGGATCGGCTTTTTAAACAAAGCCGCGTATTGAAATAAACGAATTCCTGTATGTTTCATGAGGTTTCTCACCTTCCTTTTTAGCCTTCAATCAACGCTTCCAGCTGCTGCCGATCGAACTGTTCCTTATACCAGCCGCCGAGCGCCAACAGCTGTTCATGTGTGCCTTCTTCCACCAAGCAGCCCTCATCGAGAACCAGTATCCAATCCGCATGCTGTACAGCGGATAGCCGGTGAGTCGTGATCAGTGTGGTTTTGCCTGCCCGTTCTCTGCGAATTCCGCGGATGATTTCCGCTTCTGTCTTGGCATCTACGGCGGATAAAGCATCATCCAGAATCAGGATTTCCGGATTGATGATCAGAGCCCTGGCGATAGAAACGCGCTGCTTCTGTCCGCCCGATAAAGCTACACCTTTTTCCCCAACGAGCGTTTCCAGTCCGTCCGGGAGGAAATGCACGTCTTTGCTGAACGCTGCCAGCTCCAGCGCCTTTTGCAGCTCCTCATCGGTAGCATGCTTGCGGCCGAAACGAATGTTTTCTCTGACCGTCAGAGAAAACAGAATCGGCTGCTGCGGCACATAGCCGACCCAGCTCTGAATGCGTTCCACCGGCTGCTGCTCCAGCGGCACACCGGAAATCGCAATCGTTCCGGTTCCGAGCGGATATTCCCGCATCAGCTGCTTCAGCAGTGTGGTCTTGCCGCTTCCTGTACGGCCGACAATACCCAGCGTCTGTCCGCGTTCCAAATGAAAGGAGACATTGATCAAATTATCAATCGATGACGATGGGTAGCGAAAGGTGACTTTGTCAAAAACGATGCTCTCCGGCTGCGCCACCTCCACGAGGCTTCCTGTATTCTTTACATCCGGATCATAACTCAGCGTCTCCATGACTCTGTCGAGGGAAGCATTCCCCCGCTGCATGATGTTGATCAGCTCGCCGATCGCAAACATCGGCCAAATCAGCATACCGAGAAAGATGTTGAAGGAAACCAGTTCACCCAGCGTCAGCTCATTGTGGAATACCAAATATCCGCCATAGCAGAGTCCAATCAAATAACTGACCCCAACAAGCACCTTGATCATCGGCTCGAACAAAGCATCAATACGGGTCACTTGCAAGTTTTTGTCGTAGACATCATCCGTCATCTTCTTAAAGTCGGCTTCACTCGCTGTTTCCTGCACAAAGGCACGAATGACACGAACACCGGAGATGGTTTCCAGCACTTGATCGTTCATCTTTCCAAAGGCATTCTGTGCCTCTGTAAAACGCTCATGGATTTTAGAACCCAATATTTTAAAGATGATGGACATGACCGGCAAAGGCAGCAATGCGGCAAGAGTCAGCTTCCAACTGATCAGAAATCCCATCATGGACAGAATGGTCAGCATAAAAAATGTGGAATCAATCAGCGTTAAAATTCCAAAACCGGCTGTAGTGGATATAGCGCGGAGGTCATTTGTGGCTTTAGCCATCAGGTCGCCTGTACGGTTGCGCTCGTAAAAAGTCGGGGTCATCCGTAATAAGTGGCTCATCAGCCTGGAACGCAGGATACGCTCCAAAATAAAAGCGCCGCCAAAGAGCTGATAAAGCCAAACATAGGTGATTCCATAGCCCACAAGGATTAAAAGTCCATAAAAAACGAGAACGTTGATTAATTTACCTATGGTCAGATCCCCGCTCTTAATATTGTCAATGGCATACCCAATCAGCTTGGGCGGGATCACATCAATAAATCCGGCAAGGATCAGCAGCACAATCGCTACCGTATATCGCTGCCAATACATTTTAAAAAACCAGCTCAACTTTTGTAAAACACTTAACATCCAGATGTCACTCCTCTCCAGGTAGAAAACAAAAGGGCACCTCGCTGCGCCTCAGCGATATGCCCCATTATAAAAATAAAAGCGCACGTTGCGAAATTTCGCAACCCGCGCTTCTTATGCTGTATGCACACAGATGATCAACATACACCTTTAGATCATATATATGAGCGGTCGGGTTACCGGATATTCAATTATCGATGCAAGGATTGCATGCATAGGAAACTGTCCTTGATTTGGTTGCATTTTGGTAACCCTCCCTTCCAATTTTTTTACAAATTACTTTACTCTGTTGATCCTAACACCGTCATCAAGGAATTGTCAACGGATTATTTTCCTATAATTAACAATCCGCATGTCCCTACAGGTCGATCCCTGCGAAACGCTTGGGCGAGATGTAAAATCTGCATCTAAAATCACCAACTTGTTCGATTTCGGGTGATCCAAGTGTAAAACTTACATCTCGACTAGCTGATTCCGTGAGCTTTAAGCGAATGACTTGGAAATAGATGCAGGTTTTAAATCTCAGACTTCCATTTGCGGAAGAAACGGATTCTCAGATGTACATTTTGCATCTGGAGACTCCGTCGGGCCTTTCACGGGATCACGGGATCGCGATCACCCCGTGATCCCGGCCTTGCCTAAGTGGATGACTCTTCGAGTGCCATCCACTCCGCATACAGTCCGTCCAGCTCCGCCTGGACGGACTCTCGCTCCGCGAAGCGCACAGCGAGCGCAGCCGACTCCCCGGAGTCGGCGAGCTGCTGGAGCGCTTCGTCCAGCACCGCCAGATTGCGCTCAGCCAGCGCAATCGACTGCTCCAGCCGTACTCGCTGCTGCGCGGCTGTGTACCCGCTTCGCTGCACAGCCTCGACCCTCCGGGTCGCAGGCTTTGCCGCCGAAGCGGCTTTACTTGCAGCCGGATGTACGGCTGCAGCTGTACGGGAAGGCTCAGCCTGCTGGAGCAGCTGAGCGCTCTTCTCCTTATAGGCGTCGAAGTCGCCTATAAAGCTGTGGAGCTTCCGGTCACGAAGCTCCCATATGCGATCCGCGATCCGGTTCATGAAATACCGGTCGTGGGAGATCGCGAGCACCGTGCCGGGGAACTCCTCCAGCGCTTCCTCGAGCGCTTCGCGGGAAGTGATGTCGAGGTGATTCGTCGGCTCGTCAAGCAGCAGCAGGTTGGGCTTCCTGTGCAAAATAATCGCCAGGCGAAGCCTCGCCCCATTCGCCCCCGGACAGCGATGCAGCCGATTTGAACACGTCCGCGCCATAAAATAAATATCGGGCAAGCTGGCCCCTCGCTTCACCCTCTTCAAGACGGGCCTCCTCACGGAAGAGCTGCAAAACGGTCTTCTTACCTTCCTGCAGGCTTTCTTCCTGAGCCAGGTAGCCCACATCGACTCGAGCACCCAGCGCCAGACTGCCTGCGTCGGGATCTTCAAGTCCAAGCAGCAGCTTGAACAGGGTGCTCTTGCCGGTTCCGTTGTTCCCAACCAAAGCTACCTTTTCCCCATAACGAAGCTGGCCATCCAGTTCGTTAAACAGCACCCGTGGGCCGAAGCTCTTGCTGATGCCTTCAAGCACAAGCACCTCTCGTCCCGAACGGTCCGCATGGGCGAACTCAAAATCTGCCGTTTTTCGCTCCAGAATCGGGCGCTTCAGCTTTTCCATGCGATCAAGCGCCTTCTGCATGGATGCGGCCCGGCGGAAAAATTTCTCGTACCCTCCAATTTTCCCCCATTCTTGAAGCTGTTGATCGTGTCTTTCATCTGCTTGATCTTCTTTTGCTGCTCTTCGTAATTGGCGAATTGCTGCAGCAGCAGCTCTTCCTTCTCCTTCACATACCCGGAATAATGGGTGTGAAAAACCGTGGCTTCGCCATCCTCCAGCTCAATGATTTTCGTCACAACCTTATCCAAAATGCGAAACAATCAAGCAGGTTCCTTCATATGCCGCCAAGTGGGCTTCCAGCCATTCCACACCGGACAAATCCAGATGATTGGTAGGCTCATCCAGAAGCAGCAGCGCAGGCTGCTCTACAAGCAAGGCCGCCAAACCCACCTTGGTTTTCTCCCCTCCAGATAAACTCGAGAAGGCTCGGCTGAATTGCTCCTGCGGAATGCGAAGGCCATTCGCCACCTGCTCGATGCGAAAGTCCATATCATAGCCGCCGCCTTGCTCGAAAACCTCCTGCAAAGCAGCATACTGCTTGAGAATTCGATTCAAGAGATTTTCATCCTTGAGAACATCAGGTTCGGACATCATCATCTCAAGCTCTGTCATTTGTGACTTGGAGGCTTGAACTTCCTTGAACCCTCGCGCAAGCACCTCGTAAACCGAATTCTCCTCTTCTTCCTGAGAAATTTGCTGCAAATAACCG includes:
- the rluF gene encoding 23S rRNA pseudouridine(2604) synthase RluF, producing MRINKYISETGICSRREADKWIDARRVTINEGIAELGSTVEPGDDVRVDGRPIGAKKKHVYIALNKPVGITSTTETHIQGNIVDFVNHPERIFPIGRLDKDSEGLILMTNHGDIVNQILRAENNHDKEYVVTVNRPITPMFLQGMSSGVKILGTVTKPCTLHKVGDRVFRIILTQGLNRQIRRMCEAFGYRVTRLQRVRIMNVGLDGLPVGKWRDLTEQELQDLMATLKSDETRV
- a CDS encoding ABC transporter transmembrane domain-containing protein, coding for MLSVLQKLSWFFKMYWQRYTVAIVLLILAGFIDVIPPKLIGYAIDNIKSGDLTIGKLINVLVFYGLLILVGYGITYVWLYQLFGGAFILERILRSRLMSHLLRMTPTFYERNRTGDLMAKATNDLRAISTTAGFGILTLIDSTFFMLTILSMMGFLISWKLTLAALLPLPVMSIIFKILGSKIHERFTEAQNAFGKMNDQVLETISGVRVIRAFVQETASEADFKKMTDDVYDKNLQVTRIDALFEPMIKVLVGVSYLIGLCYGGYLVFHNELTLGELVSFNIFLGMLIWPMFAIGELINIMQRGNASLDRVMETLSYDPDVKNTGSLVEVAQPESIVFDKVTFRYPSSSIDNLINVSFHLERGQTLGIVGRTGSGKTTLLKQLMREYPLGTGTIAISGVPLEQQPVERIQSWVGYVPQQPILFSLTVRENIRFGRKHATDEELQKALELAAFSKDVHFLPDGLETLVGEKGVALSGGQKQRVSIARALIINPEILILDDALSAVDAKTEAEIIRGIRRERAGKTTLITTHRLSAVQHADWILVLDEGCLVEEGTHEQLLALGGWYKEQFDRQQLEALIEG
- a CDS encoding ABC transporter ATP-binding protein → MKHTGIRLFQYAALFKKPILIALLLLAVAVSAELAGPFVARQMIDRHILGIESPWFETARGDKTVPFDGTFYKRGDHFAVGDTKGQEVRILQVGRKFVFVDQPVAFDGQRKLEGSELTITKGTETAVYPVKALDTMQLFAFYQPEFGSLLRLALFYFALLVMGALFTYGQKYLLQTSANRIIQKMRTDVFAQIQRLPITYFDNQPAGKIVSRITNDTEAIRELYVQVLANFFTGIIYITGIIIALFVLDYRLALFTVPIVPMIYVWILGYRKFASRYNHEIRERLGNINGMIAEGIQGMSIIQAFRRQKETLNEFEEQNEQYFTFQQKMQRLNSITSHNLVNVIRNVFFFGLIWLVGGGSLGLAGVVVTVGVLYAFVDFLNRLFQPVVGIVNQLANLEQALVAADRVFELLDQDGLPVAKESMKRYKGNVTFENVSFAYKEEEYVLKQLNFEAKPGETVALVGHTGSGKSSILNLLFRFYDIKHGRIAIDGQDIRDIPKQMLRQHMGIVLQDPFLFTGTIASNVSLDDPSISRERVEQALRDVGADEMFRTLPKGIDEPVIEKGSTLSAGQRQLISFARALAFNPAILILDEATASIDTETEAIIQAALEVLKKGRTTFVIAHRLSTIKDADQILVLDHGEIVERGNHEDLMRQQGRYYQMYLLQQGQKQASSSAKADAGMEANADAQLNSNPDQVKLGS